A single Natrinema pellirubrum DSM 15624 DNA region contains:
- a CDS encoding IS4-like element ISH32 family transposase — protein sequence MDSVTYSPPDSVIVDRIQRAFPSDELRERARATNLVERERKFDAVALFYTLSLGFAAGSDRSVQAFLERFVEMSDCDELSYATFHGWFSPPFVALLREILDDAIENLDTRNADLSGRLERFRDVLIADGSIVSLYQDAADVYAATGDDQAGLKLHLTESLSTGLPTRYRTTDAKTQERSQLPTGEWVAGALVLLDLGFYDFWLFDRIDQNNGWFVSRVKDDANFEIVEELRTWRGNSIPLEGESLQDVLDDLQRQEIDVRITLSFERKRGSCTSTTRTFRLVGVWNEDTEEYHLYLTNLSKDDYSAPDIAQLYRARWEIELLFKELKSRFGLDEINTTDPYIIEALVIMAAISLLMSRVIVDELRKLDVKQRESADDATASSPQLPRRRCSHAVERHSHLIQLYVMLDLGYELPDLDELLLWASRDPNPHRPRLREQVESGEFW from the coding sequence GTGGATAGTGTGACTTACTCCCCACCGGATTCAGTGATTGTTGATCGGATTCAAAGAGCGTTTCCCTCCGATGAGTTGCGCGAGCGCGCTCGCGCAACGAATCTCGTCGAGCGTGAACGGAAATTCGACGCTGTTGCGCTGTTCTACACGCTTTCACTTGGCTTCGCTGCTGGGTCAGACCGATCTGTACAGGCTTTTCTCGAACGATTCGTCGAAATGTCCGACTGCGATGAACTCTCCTATGCAACCTTCCACGGGTGGTTCTCTCCACCGTTCGTTGCACTCCTTCGAGAGATTCTCGATGATGCCATCGAGAATCTCGATACCAGAAATGCCGACCTTAGCGGACGTCTCGAACGCTTTCGAGACGTCCTCATTGCCGATGGGAGCATTGTTTCTCTCTATCAAGACGCCGCGGATGTGTACGCTGCGACCGGTGACGATCAGGCCGGTCTGAAACTTCACCTAACAGAATCACTCTCAACTGGCCTTCCAACACGGTACCGAACAACTGACGCTAAAACCCAAGAACGGAGCCAGCTACCCACCGGCGAGTGGGTAGCTGGCGCACTTGTCTTGCTCGATCTCGGTTTCTACGACTTCTGGTTGTTCGACCGCATCGACCAGAATAACGGCTGGTTCGTCTCCCGTGTGAAAGACGACGCAAACTTCGAGATCGTCGAAGAGCTCCGGACGTGGCGGGGGAACAGTATCCCGCTCGAAGGAGAGTCGCTGCAGGACGTCCTTGACGACCTGCAGCGACAGGAAATCGATGTTCGCATCACCCTCTCGTTCGAGCGAAAGCGAGGGTCGTGCACCAGCACGACCCGAACGTTCCGACTGGTCGGTGTTTGGAACGAGGATACTGAAGAGTACCATCTCTATTTGACAAATCTCTCGAAAGACGACTATAGTGCGCCCGATATCGCACAGCTCTATCGGGCGCGCTGGGAAATAGAATTATTGTTCAAAGAACTGAAATCACGCTTCGGACTTGACGAAATCAACACGACCGATCCGTACATCATCGAAGCTCTGGTCATCATGGCCGCAATCTCACTGCTGATGAGCCGTGTTATCGTCGATGAACTCCGGAAACTGGACGTGAAACAACGGGAAAGCGCCGACGACGCCACAGCGTCGTCGCCGCAACTTCCTCGTCGACGATGTTCTCACGCTGTCGAACGCCATTCACACCTGATTCAGTTGTACGTGATGCTCGATTTAGGGTACGAACTTCCGGATTTAGATGAGTTGTTGCTGTGGGCTTCACGTGATCCAAATCCGCATCGACCGCGGTTACGTGAGCAGGTTGAGTCAGGCGAGTTCTGGTAA
- a CDS encoding DUF7571 family protein yields MKPCHSCQAVIDEYLLDKQLEPLRDLTVDDFNVCADCVTIVADACVECGNAVYVPRGKSATPDYCPACRSDLIEQTGHDPGWNRDLPSA; encoded by the coding sequence ATGAAACCGTGTCACAGCTGTCAGGCGGTCATCGACGAGTATCTCCTGGATAAACAACTCGAACCCCTGCGCGACCTCACGGTCGACGACTTCAACGTCTGTGCGGACTGTGTAACCATCGTCGCGGACGCGTGCGTGGAATGCGGCAACGCGGTGTACGTCCCTCGAGGCAAATCCGCCACCCCCGACTACTGTCCGGCGTGTCGGTCCGATCTCATCGAGCAGACCGGCCACGACCCCGGGTGGAATCGCGATCTGCCCTCGGCCTGA
- a CDS encoding cold-shock protein, whose product MANGKVDFFNDTGGYGFISTDSDEVDDDEDVFFHMEDVGGPDLEEGQEVEFDIESSPKGPRATNLVRK is encoded by the coding sequence ATGGCAAACGGTAAGGTTGACTTCTTCAACGACACGGGCGGCTACGGTTTTATTTCGACTGACAGCGACGAAGTAGACGATGACGAGGACGTGTTCTTCCACATGGAAGACGTCGGCGGTCCGGACCTCGAGGAGGGTCAGGAAGTCGAGTTCGACATCGAATCATCCCCCAAGGGACCCCGCGCGACGAACCTCGTCCGCAAGTAA
- a CDS encoding universal stress protein produces MVDGSERTAVRITVPRRSVDSDVDSSLRSGPLIRTPEYTVVVPVTDVLLDTEAQSNVRPFLRTAVALAADNDGRVLLLGLETVPNDASLETVRRYLRRERSANSDAEVPETVEKRRKHVARIAERTRDLEPSVPVRPIVRVVSDTTDGIRDVIDDGRETAVLLLRDTGFGEDGRRSVGTIDSILTDAECDVFVETPSVRGEETPLYVPDVEDHTVASIAESEAKPIDSILLPVGGGPHAALAAEAARALARAVDASVTVLHVIPPDAPTQTAAEGTEILKFAEYVLGPDVTSEVELREAPETADEIVREAKTHDLTSIGAPEQQSRLEQLVFESVQQTLSELNGTTVLMARDADRTTRSLYYRWKRGIEASGDERESVN; encoded by the coding sequence ATGGTCGACGGTTCCGAACGAACGGCCGTTCGCATCACCGTCCCACGCCGGTCCGTCGATTCGGATGTGGATTCGTCCCTCCGTAGCGGACCGCTCATCCGGACGCCGGAGTATACCGTCGTCGTCCCCGTGACCGACGTATTGCTCGATACCGAGGCGCAGAGCAACGTCCGGCCGTTCCTCCGGACAGCAGTTGCACTCGCAGCGGACAACGACGGCCGGGTACTGTTGCTCGGCCTCGAGACCGTGCCGAACGACGCGTCACTCGAGACGGTTCGACGGTATCTCCGACGGGAACGATCGGCCAACTCCGACGCGGAAGTACCTGAGACCGTCGAAAAGCGACGCAAGCACGTCGCCCGAATAGCTGAGCGGACTCGAGACCTCGAGCCGAGCGTCCCGGTTCGGCCAATCGTTCGGGTCGTGAGCGACACCACGGACGGGATTCGTGACGTCATCGATGACGGGAGGGAGACGGCGGTTCTGTTGCTCCGGGACACCGGGTTCGGTGAGGACGGGCGACGCAGCGTGGGAACGATTGATTCGATCCTGACTGACGCCGAGTGTGACGTGTTCGTCGAAACGCCGAGCGTGCGAGGAGAAGAGACCCCGCTGTACGTCCCGGACGTCGAGGACCACACTGTCGCTTCGATCGCGGAATCCGAAGCGAAGCCGATCGATTCGATACTGTTGCCCGTCGGAGGGGGTCCACACGCCGCCCTCGCTGCGGAAGCAGCACGCGCGCTGGCACGCGCTGTCGATGCGTCAGTCACCGTCCTCCACGTGATTCCCCCTGATGCACCCACCCAGACGGCGGCTGAGGGGACAGAGATACTGAAATTCGCCGAATACGTCCTTGGCCCCGACGTGACGTCCGAAGTGGAACTCAGAGAGGCCCCCGAGACGGCCGACGAGATCGTACGGGAAGCGAAGACACACGATCTGACATCGATAGGGGCCCCGGAGCAGCAATCCCGATTGGAACAGTTGGTCTTCGAATCAGTTCAGCAGACGCTTTCGGAACTGAACGGGACAACTGTTCTCATGGCTCGAGACGCCGATCGAACCACGCGGTCGCTCTACTACCGGTGGAAGCGGGGTATCGAAGCGAGCGGAGACGAGCGCGAGTCCGTAAACTGA
- a CDS encoding potassium channel family protein, producing MYVIIIGAGRTGNTVIDLATRDDHEVVVIERETELAEAVSTTYDCLVLNADAASKEILLEAGIEEADALISTTESDSVNLMITMFGKQYGVETLVSSINDPAHMELFEDLGVSIVESPHRLNGQYLYRAVQHPAIQDFMPIAGGAEIFEATVDAGAPIDGRSLIDADRDGLLPEETIIVAIVRDDDLVIPQGETEIRADDVVTIFARNGATNRVTNAFTGP from the coding sequence ATGTACGTAATCATCATCGGCGCGGGCCGCACCGGAAACACTGTCATCGACCTCGCAACGCGGGACGACCACGAGGTGGTCGTCATCGAACGCGAGACGGAACTAGCCGAAGCAGTGAGTACGACCTACGACTGTCTGGTCCTCAATGCAGATGCGGCATCGAAAGAGATCCTGCTCGAAGCCGGCATCGAAGAGGCGGATGCACTCATCTCGACAACGGAGAGTGATTCGGTCAATCTCATGATTACCATGTTCGGCAAGCAGTACGGGGTTGAGACGCTCGTGAGTTCGATCAACGACCCCGCCCATATGGAACTGTTCGAGGACCTCGGTGTGAGTATCGTCGAGAGTCCCCACCGACTCAACGGTCAGTATCTCTATCGGGCGGTCCAACACCCCGCAATCCAGGACTTTATGCCGATAGCGGGTGGAGCGGAAATCTTCGAAGCTACGGTCGATGCGGGCGCGCCGATCGACGGTCGCAGCCTGATCGATGCTGACAGGGACGGTCTGCTGCCCGAAGAGACGATTATCGTGGCGATCGTACGGGACGACGACCTGGTCATTCCACAGGGAGAGACCGAGATCCGAGCGGATGACGTTGTCACGATCTTCGCAAGAAACGGGGCAACGAACCGGGTCACGAATGCGTTCACGGGGCCGTAA
- a CDS encoding potassium transporter TrkG: MSVPLLVSLFYQEWYSAVAFLIAGMITALSGATVYKICEDAPEPKRHHAMIVAALGWFVTAAFGALPFIVAAHITPPAVLESFVPAGESYSSSLRYFRNPLHAFFESMSGYTTTGLTMSIHEPSVGHGFLWYRSQMQWIGGAGMIVLSLAILRQPHGVAGISLYQSEGRNEKLRPSIAGTARAIWKIYVGVTALVAVYLAAATFLIAPNYGIENTIFDAINHAMTGQSTGGFSTLDDSIAGYDSYAMELVHIPAMITGAISIPVYYGVLSERDVREFTRDPQVRGLCAMFIVGVVGLTAFLARWVGVPYTGDPIAYLSNVVTSQALRDGLFQFISAQTTTGWQTSAIGDWNGGAVMVIVLGAMLFGGSAGATVGGIKIIRGHIIARGIRWEISRVFLPKHAIDDLRIGQRRVTADEANDEIRAAMTFAFIYLIVLAVSLFVLLAVLPSDFTLADGIFEVATAQGTVGLSSGITGPDMPVIAELLFIGQMWMGRLEIIPVLVLLNSLFRR; this comes from the coding sequence ATGTCGGTGCCGCTACTCGTTTCACTCTTCTATCAGGAATGGTATAGCGCAGTTGCGTTTCTGATTGCGGGGATGATAACCGCCCTCAGTGGCGCAACCGTGTATAAAATATGCGAAGACGCTCCCGAACCGAAACGCCATCACGCGATGATCGTTGCGGCGCTCGGGTGGTTCGTCACTGCGGCGTTCGGCGCCCTCCCGTTTATCGTTGCCGCCCACATCACGCCACCGGCCGTACTCGAATCGTTCGTCCCGGCGGGGGAGAGCTACAGCTCAAGTCTCCGTTACTTTCGGAACCCCCTCCACGCCTTCTTCGAGAGCATGAGCGGGTATACGACCACGGGGCTGACGATGAGCATCCATGAACCCTCGGTCGGGCACGGGTTCCTCTGGTATCGGTCACAGATGCAGTGGATCGGTGGCGCGGGGATGATCGTCCTCTCGTTGGCGATTCTCAGACAGCCCCACGGGGTCGCAGGCATCTCGCTCTATCAGTCGGAAGGACGAAACGAGAAGTTACGGCCCAGTATCGCCGGTACGGCGCGTGCAATCTGGAAAATTTACGTCGGTGTTACCGCTCTGGTCGCCGTGTATCTCGCAGCGGCGACGTTCCTCATCGCCCCGAATTACGGCATCGAGAACACGATCTTCGACGCGATCAATCACGCGATGACCGGTCAGTCCACCGGCGGGTTCAGCACGCTCGACGACTCCATCGCCGGCTACGATTCCTACGCGATGGAACTCGTCCACATCCCCGCGATGATTACCGGCGCGATCTCGATCCCGGTCTACTACGGGGTGCTTTCCGAGCGTGACGTCCGGGAGTTCACTCGAGATCCACAGGTCAGGGGACTCTGTGCAATGTTCATCGTCGGTGTGGTCGGGCTGACAGCGTTCCTCGCTCGCTGGGTCGGCGTTCCCTATACCGGAGATCCGATAGCGTACCTCAGTAACGTGGTGACGAGTCAGGCGCTCCGTGACGGGCTCTTCCAGTTTATCAGTGCCCAGACGACCACCGGCTGGCAGACGTCCGCGATCGGCGACTGGAACGGCGGCGCAGTCATGGTCATCGTCCTCGGTGCCATGTTGTTCGGCGGGTCCGCAGGTGCGACGGTCGGCGGGATCAAAATCATCCGCGGCCACATCATCGCTCGTGGGATTCGGTGGGAGATCTCCCGCGTGTTCCTCCCGAAGCACGCGATCGATGATCTCCGCATCGGACAACGGAGAGTCACGGCCGATGAAGCCAACGACGAGATACGGGCCGCGATGACCTTTGCATTCATCTATCTCATCGTACTGGCCGTCTCGCTGTTCGTACTGTTGGCGGTTCTCCCATCGGACTTCACGCTTGCCGACGGGATCTTCGAAGTGGCGACTGCACAGGGTACCGTCGGGCTCTCGTCGGGGATCACTGGCCCGGATATGCCGGTTATCGCGGAACTACTGTTCATCGGTCAGATGTGGATGGGGCGCCTCGAGATCATCCCGGTCCTCGTCCTGCTTAACAGTCTCTTCAGGAGATGA
- a CDS encoding potassium channel family protein produces the protein MYIIIVGAGDIGSPLIDIATRSGNEVVVIEKDGAKADEIAGTYDCLVLNADATIKETLSEAGADRADAVISTTDWDATNVMVCLLAKEFGVPAITSVVHDTSHMNLFRQAGVNTIENPQQLIAGSLYRAVARPAIVDYMRIGEEAEVFEIRVTAEAPIAGKTLTEAGERQFLPDDTLIVAIEREGEDKPQTPRGDTRIRANDLLTVYSATGADPELTDIFGHYEDQLV, from the coding sequence ATGTATATAATCATCGTCGGAGCGGGCGATATCGGATCGCCACTGATCGACATCGCTACTCGCTCCGGAAACGAGGTCGTAGTGATCGAGAAAGACGGAGCGAAAGCCGACGAGATCGCCGGCACGTACGACTGCCTGGTGCTGAATGCGGATGCGACGATAAAAGAAACGCTGAGTGAAGCCGGTGCCGACCGAGCAGATGCAGTCATCTCGACGACGGACTGGGACGCAACGAACGTCATGGTCTGTTTACTCGCAAAGGAGTTTGGCGTTCCCGCGATCACGTCCGTGGTTCACGATACGAGCCACATGAACCTCTTCCGCCAGGCGGGGGTGAACACGATCGAAAACCCACAACAGCTCATCGCGGGCTCCCTCTATCGGGCGGTGGCCAGGCCGGCTATCGTCGATTACATGCGAATCGGGGAGGAAGCGGAAGTCTTCGAAATCAGGGTCACAGCGGAGGCACCGATCGCCGGCAAGACCCTCACTGAAGCAGGCGAGAGGCAGTTCCTACCGGACGATACCCTGATCGTTGCTATCGAACGGGAGGGCGAAGACAAGCCACAGACACCACGAGGAGACACCCGAATCCGGGCGAACGACCTGCTGACGGTCTATTCTGCGACCGGTGCTGATCCAGAACTCACGGACATCTTCGGCCATTACGAAGACCAATTGGTGTAA
- a CDS encoding universal stress protein → MTEPLFRRIVVPIANRDDATATATALRPHVAGTDRTVIVVHVIEKSSGAPDKASVEQRKRYAEDVFAIVSDGFDDSRISIETDLRYGTDIATAIIDAAHDGGASAIAFTPRGGSRWRKLLTGDVSHNLIEDSDIPVLVLPRPTGEGSASEIRRNARD, encoded by the coding sequence ATGACTGAGCCACTTTTCCGACGGATCGTCGTTCCGATCGCAAACCGTGACGACGCGACAGCGACCGCTACCGCACTCCGCCCGCACGTTGCGGGGACGGATCGTACCGTAATCGTCGTCCACGTTATCGAGAAGAGTAGTGGCGCACCGGATAAGGCGTCGGTTGAGCAACGCAAGCGGTATGCGGAAGACGTCTTCGCCATCGTTTCCGACGGGTTCGACGATTCCCGAATATCGATTGAAACGGATCTTCGCTACGGAACCGACATTGCGACGGCCATCATCGACGCGGCCCACGACGGTGGCGCGAGTGCGATCGCGTTCACACCACGAGGGGGCAGTCGCTGGCGGAAACTGTTGACCGGAGACGTCTCTCACAACCTCATCGAAGACAGTGATATCCCCGTTCTCGTTCTCCCCCGACCGACCGGTGAGGGTAGCGCAAGTGAGATCAGACGGAACGCTCGAGACTAG
- a CDS encoding Lrp/AsnC family transcriptional regulator, which translates to MTQRVDEIDKRILYYLALDARNTATSDIADEMEVTPATIRNRIAQLEEQGILRGYLADIDYKSIDGYVTYHFRCTAPIPDRARLAQSALEISGVITVQELMAGSANLGITVVGADTNEINKIAGELSDLGLEIEDESVIEGEYHTPYNPFGPENVPKGPSLTDFMSLAGDAEVVEFTVSEGAEIADTTIEEAVDEELLADEMLVVGIERDGDVLTPKGETVIQTGDVVSLFSKAPLETDSLEVFGTQ; encoded by the coding sequence ATGACCCAGCGCGTCGATGAAATCGACAAACGCATCCTCTATTATTTGGCACTGGATGCACGGAACACGGCAACATCGGATATCGCCGACGAAATGGAGGTGACGCCGGCAACGATTCGAAACCGAATCGCACAACTCGAGGAGCAGGGGATCCTTCGCGGGTATCTCGCTGATATTGATTACAAGTCCATCGACGGGTACGTCACCTATCATTTCAGGTGTACGGCCCCCATTCCGGATCGTGCCCGGCTGGCCCAGTCGGCCCTGGAAATTTCGGGCGTCATAACGGTCCAGGAGTTGATGGCGGGATCCGCGAACTTGGGGATCACGGTCGTCGGAGCGGACACGAACGAGATTAACAAAATCGCGGGCGAACTCTCCGATCTCGGGTTGGAGATCGAAGACGAGAGCGTTATCGAAGGCGAGTATCACACGCCGTACAACCCGTTCGGCCCGGAAAACGTGCCCAAGGGACCGTCGTTAACCGATTTCATGAGTCTGGCCGGAGACGCGGAAGTCGTCGAATTTACCGTCTCGGAAGGGGCCGAGATCGCGGACACGACTATCGAAGAGGCGGTCGATGAAGAACTGCTGGCCGACGAAATGCTTGTCGTCGGGATCGAACGGGACGGAGATGTCCTCACGCCGAAAGGCGAGACCGTTATTCAAACGGGCGATGTCGTCTCCCTCTTCTCGAAGGCCCCGTTGGAAACGGACTCTCTGGAAGTGTTCGGGACGCAGTGA